From the genome of Ectobacillus sp. JY-23, one region includes:
- a CDS encoding CBO0543 family protein: MYLLLVIIVWILFARKFIDWSQWRKQYPTVLFFAVATLSYNLLYYNHTLWAFRGITAAWLNHTIINFAFTFFICPMTLFIFLQKFPKERKSQFVFFTVWVTFYSAIQALFAHKGMFVYDNGWNSLHNIWLNIVLFTFVIIHYRNPAIAILLAIPAVALFLFIFPVPLDSLK, encoded by the coding sequence ATGTATTTACTGCTGGTCATTATTGTTTGGATTTTGTTTGCGCGTAAGTTTATTGATTGGTCACAGTGGCGCAAGCAGTATCCGACCGTCCTGTTTTTCGCGGTCGCTACGCTGTCGTACAATTTGCTGTACTATAACCACACTTTATGGGCATTTCGCGGTATTACAGCCGCATGGTTAAATCATACAATCATTAACTTTGCATTTACATTTTTTATCTGTCCGATGACGCTATTTATCTTTCTGCAGAAATTTCCGAAGGAGCGAAAAAGCCAATTTGTATTTTTTACTGTATGGGTGACCTTTTACAGCGCGATTCAAGCACTGTTTGCGCACAAAGGTATGTTCGTTTACGACAATGGCTGGAACAGCCTGCATAATATTTGGCTCAATATCGTCTTATTCACTTTCGTAATCATACACTATCGCAACCCAGCGATTGCCATTTTGTTAGCAATTCCAGCTGTAGCGCTGTTTCTATTCATATTTCCGGTACCGCTGGACAGCCTAAAATAG
- a CDS encoding DUF1272 domain-containing protein, whose amino-acid sequence MALEMRKTCERCQEQISKDAYICVYECTFCQPCTIKMEHICPNCGGELVRRPRKPIS is encoded by the coding sequence ATGGCGCTTGAGATGAGAAAAACCTGCGAACGATGCCAAGAGCAGATCAGCAAGGACGCGTATATTTGCGTGTATGAATGCACGTTTTGCCAGCCGTGTACCATTAAAATGGAACATATCTGCCCAAATTGCGGCGGCGAACTGGTGAGAAGACCGCGCAAGCCAATCAGTTGA